Proteins encoded within one genomic window of Diorhabda sublineata isolate icDioSubl1.1 chromosome 1, icDioSubl1.1, whole genome shotgun sequence:
- the LOC130452403 gene encoding vigilin, with protein sequence MQQPMMEAGAAYEPSVRSYDDLFPALPESTPQYQNSSTMGQWTDKMRVGSTRITQVFRVPYEERKLDVQKFGEGESNHICGNIMIETGAHIEISHAKDQSLTFLVTGKQNEVLEARRKILTHFQTQASKQVSIPKEHHGWILGKKGDRLRELEKNTATKISVPAINDPSDVITITGTKEGIEKAEHEIRVTSDQQSKKASERLNIPKHFHPFITGPYSRNLHRLMAETGAKINVPPPSVNKDEIFIAGEKEGVMAAKNRIEDLYKSLEKELKTVAVEVPKSQHKYVIGTKGNTIQEILDTTGVSVEIPQNDSPTGTITLRGPLDKLGSALQVVCEKANSVRSSDVDAPAWIHRYIIGRKGANINKITQNFSKLHVEFTDKDNKIKIEGPPDEVEKAQEQLESITKDLIAKMMYLEMDVDPRLFKHIIGKNGANINKLKEDFNVSINIEESGLVRIQGNREDVISTASELEQRIFKLENEKEKDVIIEQKHYRKIIGAKGENIKDIRDRFNQVQIYFPGPGERNDIVKVRGPKEDVDKCARYLEKLVKELNEAYQVDLPIYKQFHKFIIGRGGVNIRKIREETNTKIDLPAEGDKNDMITITGKKENVDEAVEKIRKIQDELENIITEEITIPPKFYNSLIGAKGKLIHSVMEDCGGVTIKFPSADSKSDKVTIRGPKDDVDRAKQQLLDLANEKQLASYSAEVRAKPQHHKFLIGKNGANIKKIRDSTGARIIFPSDTDEDREVITIIGKKEAVEEAKAALESKIKNVDNIVESTMQVDPRHHKHFVARRGEVLHGISEECGEVMISFPRSGDDSDKVVLKGPKECTEAAKIRINEIIAELESMVTIDCVIPQKHHRTVMGSKGHKVQMITSDYHVQIKFPEKNNQDEYVNHEQVNGETDEEPIRQCDVIKITGKDTNCELAKQALLDLVPITISVDVPFELHRSIIGQKGRDVKDLMDRYDVHIVLSPQDIKEDVIKITGAATNVEDAKEALLERVKELEADKKDRELRRFALKVEVPPEYHPKIIGKRGAVITKIRKDHDVQITFPKKGDPEESIITITGYEANAYNAKDDIMKIVNELNELVKVEINIDASVHSRLIGARGRNIKKIMEDFNVDIKFPRDGDKDGNLVVITGQEDNVYEAKDHLLNLGEEYLQDYTELQTRERLHTLSSHFEPAAAQNNHSRGGEPNNGFVVQGGPWEQRAPNTASVTEFPSFRRATEEPQAPAPVAGAWGSRHKIY encoded by the exons ATGCAGCAACCAATGATGGAAGCAGGAGCGGCCTATGAGCCCTCTGTAAGAAGTTACGACGATCTATTCCCAGCTCTACCAGAATCTACACCCCAATATCAGAACAGCTCTACAATGGGACAATGGACCGACAAGATGAGAGTTGGGTCTACAAGAATCACACAAGTTTTCAG ggtCCCTTATGAAGAACGTAAATTGGACGTAcaaaaattcggcgaaggcgaATCTAATCACATCTGTGGTAATATTATGATAGAAACAGGTGCACACATTGAAATATCCCATGCTAAAGATCAATCGCTCACGTTCTTAGTGACAGGCAAACAAAACGAGGTACTTGAagcaagaagaaaaattttgactCATTTCCAGACTCAA gCTAGTAAACAAGTGTCTATTCCAAAAGAACACCACGGATGGATTTTAGGTAAAAAAGGAGATCGTCTGAGAGAACTTGAGAAAAATACTGCGACCAAAATTTCAGTACCAGCAATAAATGATCCATCCGATGTAATTACAATAACAG GTACTAAAGAAGGAATCGAAAAGGCAGAACACGAAATAAGAGTAACATCCGATCAACAATCGAAAAAAGCCTCAGAACGTCTGAACATTCCCAAACATTTCCACCCGTTCATAACTGGTCCTTATAGTCGAAATTTGCATCGTTTAATGGCTGAAACCGGTGCGAAAATAAACGTACCTCCACCGTCGGTAAACAAAGACGAAATTTTCATTGCTGGCGAAAAAGAAGGTGTAATGGCAGCCAAAAATAGAATCGAAGATTTATATAAATCTTTAGAAAAGGAATTGAAAACTGTAGCAGTGGAAGTGCCAAAAAGTCAACACAAATATGTAATAGGGACAAAGGGAAATACAATACAGGAGATTTTAGATACTACTGGAGTTAGTGTTGAGATACCACAAAATGATTCACCCACAG gtaCCATTACTCTACGTGGTCCCCTTGATAAGTTGGGTTCAGCATTACAAGTAGTTTGCGAAAAGGCGAATTCGGTTCGTTCCAGCGACGTAGACGCTCCGGCGTGGATCCACAGATATATAATCGGTCGCAAAGGTGccaatatcaataaaatcacacagaacttttcaaaattacatGTAGAATTTACCGATAAagacaataaaatcaaaatcgaAGGACCTCCTGATGAAGTGGAAAAAGCGCAAGAACAACTGGAATCTATAACCAAGGATTTGATTGCTAAAATGATGTATTTGGAGATGGATGTCGATCCTAGGTTGTTCAAGCACATCATTGGAAAGAATGGAGCTAATA TTAATAAACTAAAGGAAGATTTCAACGTTTCAATCAACATAGAAGAAAGTGGTTTGGTGCGTATCCAAGGTAACAGAGAAGATGTGATTAGCACCGCATCTGAATTAGAacaaagaattttcaaattggaaaacgaaaaagaaaaagatgtcATAATTGAACAGAaacattatagaaaaattatag GTGCAAAAGGAGAAAACATCAAAGATATCAGGGATAGATTCAATCAAGTACAAATCTATTTTCCGGGACCAGGAGAAAGAAACGACATTGTTAAAGTCAGGGGACCAAAAGAAGACGTCGATAAATGCGCtagatatttagaaaaattagtCAAAGAACTGAATGAGGCATATCAAGTCGACCTTCCAATTTACAAACAATTCCACAAATTCATAATAGGCAGAGGTGGTGTTAACATCCGTAAAATACGCGAAGAAACCAACACTAAGATCGATCTACCGGCCGAAGGCGATAAAAACGATATGATCACCATCACCGGTAAAAAGGAGAACGTAGACGAAGCCGTCGAAAAAATACGTAAAATTCAAGATgaacttgaaaatattattaccgAAGAAATAACTATTCCTCCTAAATTTTACAACTCTCTCATCGGTGCCAAAGGTAAACTAATACATTCAGTTATGGAGGATTGCGGTGGTGTTACAATCAAGTTCCCTAGTGCCGATAGTAAAAGCGATAAAGTTACTATTAGAGGACCTAAAGATGATGTTGATAGAGCTAAGCAACAGCTGTTGGATTTGGCAAATGAGAAGCAACTAGCCAGCTACAGTGCCGAG GTCCGTGCCAAACCGCAACACCATAAATTCCTAATCGGGAAAAACGGTGCCAATATTAAGAAAATTCGCGATTCTACGGGAGCCCGCATAATTTTTCCTTCTGATACAGACGAAGACAGAGAAGTTATCACTATTATTGGTAAGAAAGAAGCAGTCGAAGAAGCCAAAGCTGCCTTAGAATCTAAAATTAAGAATGTA gataATATAGTGGAAAGTACAATGCAAGTAGATCCTCGCCATCATAAACACTTTGTAGCCCGAAGAGGAGAAGTTTTGCACGGAATATCCGAAGAATGCGGAGAAGTTATGATATCATTTCCGCGTTCAGGCGACGACAGCGACAAAGTTGTCCTTAAAGGACCTAAAGAATGTACGGAAGCCGCCAAAATTAGAATCAACGAAATTATAGCCGAATTGGAATCGATGGTAACAATCGATTGTGTCATCCCGCAAAAACACCACAGAACAGTAATGGGTTCCAAAGGACACAAAGTACAAATGATCACTTCTGATTATCACGTTCAAATCAAATTTCCCGAAAAGAATAACCAAGACGAATACGTAAATCATGAACAAGTTAATGGAGAAACTGATGAAGAGCCTATCAGACAATGTGACGTTATAAAGATAACTGGTAAAGACACCAATTGTGAATTAGCTAAACAGGCGCTATTGGACTTGGTACCTATAACAATATCCGTAGACGTACCGTTCGAACTACATCGTTCTATCATAGGACAAAAAGGCCGCGACGTCAAAGATCTTATGGATAGATACGACGTACACATCGTTCTTTCTCCTCAAGATATTAAGGAAGACGTCATCAAGATCACTGGTGCGGCGACTAACGTCGAAGATGCTAAAGAAGCTCTTTTGGAAAGAGTCAAAGAATTAGAGGCCGACAAGAAAGACAGAGAACTTAGAAGGTTCGCTTTAAAGGTCGAAGTACCGCCCGAGTACCATCCCAAGATAATTGGCAAAAGAGGTGCTGTCATTACTAAGATCCGCAAGGATCATGACGTTCAAATTACTTTTCCGAAAAAAG gaGATCCAGAAGAATCGATTATAACCATCACTGGCTACGAAGCTAATGCATACAACGCCAAAGAcgatattatgaaaattgtcaaCGAACTTAACGAGCTCGTTAAAGTAGAAATCAACATTGACGCCAGCGTCCATTCTAGATTAATTGGCGCCAGAGGCCGTAACattaagaaaataatggaagatTTCAATGTCGATATCAAATTCCCTAGGGACGGAGACAAAGATGGTAATCTTGTTGTCATTACCGGCCAAGAGGATAACGTGTACGAAGCTAAGGATCATTTGCTCAACTTAGGAGAAGAATAC tTACAAGACTACACGGAATTACAAACAAGGGAAAGACTACATACATTGAGTTCCCATTTTGAACCCGCTGCTGCACAGAATAATCACTCCCGTGGCGGCGAGCCCAATAATGGATTTGTAGTACAGGGTGGACCTTGGGAACAGAGGGCTCCAAATACGGCTAGTGTAACGGAATTCCCGTCCTTCAGACGTGCTACGGAAGAGCCACAAGCACCAGCTCCAGTAGCAGGCGCTTGGGGTTCACGTCATAAAATCTATTAA
- the LOC130452410 gene encoding uncharacterized protein LOC130452410: MSRGLQLVNLCKGNFGQIRHFHLAPVVNAAAAETKRSEKPARPKTFAIYRWNPDKPDEKPHMQEYTVDLNSCGPMVLDALIKIKNEIDPTLTFRRSCREGICGSCAMNIGGVNTLACISKIDTSGKTKIYPLPHMYVVKDLIPDMNNFYKQYKSIEPWLQRSDLDSNKSTEYLQSVGDRQKLDGLYECILCACCSTSCPSYWWNGDKYLGPAVLMQAYRWIIDSRDEATKKRLDKMRDPFSAYRCHTIMNCTRTCPKGLNPGRAIAEIKKLLGGVAKKEEPQLKAVA, encoded by the exons ATGTCGAGGGGACTGCAACTAGTTAATCTGTGTAAAGGCAACTTTGGACAG ATTCGTCATTTTCATTTAGCTCCCGTTGTAAATGCAGCCGCAGCCGAAACAAAACGTTCCGAAAAGCCAGCAAGGCCTAAAACTTTTGCTATTTACAGATGGAACCCCGACAAACCCGACGAAAAACCACATATGCAAGAATATACAGTTGATTTAAACAGTTGTGGCCCCATGGTTTTGGATGCgcttattaaaattaaaaatgaaattgatccTACATTAACTTTCAGACGTTCATGTCGTGAAGGTATATGCGGATCGTGCGCTATGAATATTGGGGGAGTGAATACTTTGGCATGTATAAG caaaattGATACTTCAGGAAAGACAAAAATCTATCCATTACCGCACATGTATGTAGTAAAAGATTTGATCCctgatatgaataatttttacaagCAATACAAATCTATTGAGCCTTGGTTACAGAgaag tGATCTTGATTCCAATAAAAGTACTGAATATCTGCAGAGTGTGGGTGATAGACAAAAATTAGATGGTTTATATGAATGTATTTTATGTGCTTGTTGCTCTACTTCTTGTCCAAGCTACTGGTGGAATGGTGATAAATATTTGGGACCTGCTGTACTCATGCAG GCCTATCGTTGGATAATTGATTCTAGAGATGAAGCAACTAAAAAAAGATTGGATAAAATGAGGGATCCGTTTTCCGCCTACAGATGTCACACTATCATGAACTGCACAAGAACTTGTCCAAAA GGTTTGAATCCAGGCAGAGCGATTGCCGAGATCAAGAAACTTTTAGGGGGCGTTGCTAAAAAAGAAGAACCACAACTCAAAGCTGTAGcttaa